A single Streptomyces sannanensis DNA region contains:
- a CDS encoding hemolysin family protein, producing the protein MTIPLLLLAAAFFLILANGFFVAAEFGLVTVERPDAERAAAEGDRRARTVVEALRELSFQLSGTQLGITITSLVVGMLAEPALAQLLDGPLTATGMPAGAVSGVSVVIGMLLASALQMVIGELVPKNWAVSRPLQVARFVAGPQRAFSQAFRPVIALLNTVANRLVRALGVEPTDELASARTPGELVSLARHSARAGALEQDTADLFVRTLSLGHLTAQHVMTPRVKVSALQSSATAADVLNLTRATGLSRFPVYRDRIDEVVGMVHLKDALAVPLHERSRTPAARIAVAPLLVPETLPVQQLLERLRSEQPIAVVVDEYGGTAGVVTLEDIVEELVGEVRDEHDDEVAGRPELAAVAAEDGNPAWEADGSCRVLTLRRIGLDVPDGPYETVAGLVADLLGRIPAPGDRGELPGWRISVRQVERYRAERVRFVRTADVAEAVR; encoded by the coding sequence ATGACCATCCCCCTACTGCTGCTTGCCGCAGCTTTCTTTCTGATCCTCGCCAACGGCTTCTTCGTGGCCGCCGAATTCGGCCTGGTCACCGTGGAGCGGCCGGACGCGGAGCGCGCCGCCGCCGAGGGCGACCGGCGGGCCCGTACGGTCGTCGAAGCCCTCCGGGAGCTGTCCTTCCAGCTCTCCGGCACCCAGCTCGGCATCACCATCACCTCGCTCGTCGTCGGCATGCTCGCCGAGCCCGCGCTCGCCCAGCTGCTGGACGGGCCGCTCACCGCGACCGGAATGCCCGCCGGGGCCGTGTCCGGTGTGTCCGTCGTGATCGGGATGCTGCTCGCCTCCGCCCTGCAGATGGTGATCGGCGAGCTCGTCCCCAAGAACTGGGCGGTCTCCCGGCCGCTGCAGGTCGCCCGGTTCGTCGCCGGGCCGCAGCGCGCCTTCTCACAGGCCTTCCGGCCGGTGATCGCGCTGCTGAACACCGTCGCCAACCGGCTGGTCCGGGCGCTGGGCGTGGAGCCCACCGACGAGCTGGCCTCCGCCCGTACCCCCGGCGAACTGGTCTCCCTGGCCCGTCACTCGGCCCGGGCCGGTGCCCTGGAGCAGGACACCGCGGACCTTTTCGTACGGACCCTGTCGCTCGGCCATCTCACCGCGCAGCACGTCATGACGCCGCGGGTGAAGGTCAGCGCCCTTCAGTCCTCCGCCACCGCGGCGGACGTCCTCAACCTCACCCGGGCCACCGGCCTTTCCCGGTTCCCCGTCTACCGGGACCGCATCGACGAGGTCGTCGGCATGGTCCACCTCAAGGACGCCCTCGCGGTGCCCCTCCACGAGCGCTCGCGCACCCCGGCCGCCCGGATCGCGGTCGCGCCGCTGCTGGTGCCGGAGACCCTGCCCGTACAGCAGCTGCTGGAGCGGCTGCGCAGCGAGCAGCCGATCGCCGTTGTCGTCGACGAGTACGGCGGTACGGCCGGTGTCGTCACCCTGGAGGACATCGTCGAGGAACTCGTCGGCGAGGTCCGCGACGAGCACGACGACGAGGTTGCCGGGCGGCCGGAACTCGCCGCGGTCGCGGCGGAGGACGGAAATCCCGCCTGGGAGGCCGACGGCAGCTGCCGTGTGCTCACCCTCCGGCGCATAGGACTCGACGTGCCGGACGGTCCCTACGAGACCGTGGCCGGCCTCGTCGCCGACCTGCTGGGCCGCATCCCCGCGCCCGGCGACCGCGGCGAGCTGCCCGGCTGGCGGATCTCGGTCCGCCAGGTGGAGCGCTACCGCGCCGAGCGGGTGCGTTTCGTGCGTACCGCCGATGTGGCGGAGGCCGTGCGATGA
- a CDS encoding PH domain-containing protein yields the protein MAAPAPQPELPHLPVTFRPTLTRAVLLTVGTAMFVVITAVALLLENLSPGERLSFVFTALLFSAVLVLLSRPKVVADDAGVTVVNLTSKRRLAWAEILRVNLRPGDPWVFLDLSDGTSLPALGIQPGIARAQAVRDARALRALAETHGTGSDNT from the coding sequence ATGGCCGCCCCCGCGCCCCAGCCCGAACTTCCGCACCTGCCGGTTACGTTCCGGCCGACCCTGACCCGGGCCGTACTGCTCACCGTGGGGACGGCCATGTTCGTCGTCATCACCGCGGTCGCCCTGCTGCTGGAGAACCTCAGCCCGGGGGAGCGGCTCAGCTTCGTCTTCACCGCGCTGTTGTTCTCCGCCGTACTGGTGCTGCTCAGCCGGCCCAAGGTGGTCGCGGACGACGCCGGGGTCACCGTGGTGAACCTCACCTCCAAGCGTCGGCTGGCCTGGGCGGAGATCCTGAGGGTCAATCTGCGCCCGGGCGACCCCTGGGTCTTCCTCGACCTCAGCGACGGCACCAGCCTGCCCGCGCTGGGTATCCAGCCCGGCATCGCCAGGGCGCAGGCCGTCCGCGACGCCCGGGCCCTGCGCGCCCTCGCCGAGACCCACGGCACGGGCAGCGACAACACCTGA
- the hisG gene encoding ATP phosphoribosyltransferase, translating to MLRIAVPNKGSLSGPASAILHEAGYAQRKESKELVLVDPDNEVEFFYLRPRDIAIYVSSGRLDIGITGRDLLLDSGANAEEILPLGFARSTFRYATKPGTAKGPEDFTGMTIATSYEGIVAKHLADQGIDASVVHLDGAVETAIQLGVAEIIADVVETGTSLRNAGLEVVGEPILTSEAVVIRRTGASNEDPKVQQFLRRLQGVLVARTYVMMDYDIRAEHLERAVALTPGLESPTVSPLHNEGWVAVRAMVPAREAQRIMDDLYDLGARAILTTEIHACRL from the coding sequence ATGCTGCGCATCGCCGTCCCCAACAAGGGTTCCCTGTCCGGACCTGCGTCGGCGATACTCCATGAGGCCGGCTACGCCCAGCGCAAGGAGTCCAAGGAGCTCGTCCTGGTCGACCCCGACAACGAGGTCGAGTTCTTCTACCTGCGCCCGCGCGACATCGCGATCTATGTGAGCTCCGGCCGCCTCGACATCGGCATCACCGGCCGTGACCTGCTGCTGGACTCCGGCGCCAATGCCGAGGAGATCCTCCCGCTCGGCTTCGCGCGGTCCACCTTCCGCTACGCCACCAAGCCCGGCACGGCGAAGGGCCCCGAGGACTTCACCGGAATGACGATCGCCACCTCCTACGAGGGAATCGTCGCCAAGCACCTCGCCGACCAGGGGATCGACGCCTCCGTCGTCCACCTGGACGGCGCCGTCGAGACGGCCATCCAGCTGGGCGTCGCCGAGATCATCGCCGATGTGGTGGAGACCGGCACCAGCCTGCGCAACGCCGGCCTGGAGGTCGTCGGCGAGCCGATCCTCACGTCGGAGGCCGTCGTCATCCGCCGCACCGGCGCGAGCAACGAGGACCCCAAGGTCCAGCAGTTCCTGCGCCGCCTCCAGGGCGTCCTCGTGGCCCGTACATACGTGATGATGGACTACGACATCCGCGCCGAGCACCTGGAGCGGGCCGTCGCCCTCACCCCGGGCCTGGAGTCGCCGACGGTCTCCCCGCTGCACAACGAGGGCTGGGTCGCCGTCCGCGCCATGGTCCCGGCCCGCGAGGCCCAGCGGATCATGGACGACCTGTACGACCTGGGCGCCCGTGCGATCCTCACCACGGAGATCCACGCCTGCCGCCTCTGA
- a CDS encoding phosphoribosyl-ATP diphosphatase has product MANKTFEELFTELQYKAANGDPSTSRTAELVGKGVHAIGKKVVEEAAEVWMAAEYEGKEAAAEEISQLLYHVQLMMVARGISLDDVYAHL; this is encoded by the coding sequence ATGGCCAACAAAACCTTCGAAGAGCTCTTCACCGAGCTCCAGTACAAGGCCGCCAACGGCGACCCCTCGACCTCCCGCACCGCCGAGCTGGTGGGCAAGGGCGTCCATGCCATCGGCAAGAAGGTCGTCGAGGAGGCCGCCGAGGTGTGGATGGCCGCCGAGTACGAGGGCAAGGAAGCCGCCGCCGAGGAAATCTCCCAGCTGCTCTACCACGTACAACTCATGATGGTCGCGCGTGGAATCTCCCTCGACGACGTCTACGCCCACCTCTGA
- the ribH gene encoding 6,7-dimethyl-8-ribityllumazine synthase, with product MSGKGAPELSVRNCGDLRVAVIAAQWHEKVMDGLVDGALRALHELGIDEPTLLRVPGSFELPVVAKVLAGRGYDAIVALGVVIRGGTPHFDYVCQGVTNGLTRVSVETGVPVGFGVLTCDNEEQALDRAGLEGSSEDKGHEAVTAAVATAATLRTVSEPWR from the coding sequence GTGAGCGGCAAGGGCGCACCCGAACTGTCCGTACGCAACTGCGGAGACCTGCGCGTCGCGGTGATCGCGGCGCAGTGGCACGAGAAGGTCATGGACGGCCTCGTCGACGGCGCGCTGCGCGCGCTGCACGAGCTCGGCATCGACGAGCCGACCCTGCTGCGGGTCCCCGGCAGTTTCGAGCTCCCGGTGGTCGCCAAGGTCCTGGCCGGTCGCGGCTACGACGCGATCGTCGCACTCGGCGTGGTCATCCGCGGCGGCACCCCGCATTTCGACTACGTGTGCCAGGGCGTCACCAACGGACTCACCCGGGTCTCCGTGGAGACCGGTGTTCCGGTCGGCTTCGGCGTACTGACCTGCGACAACGAGGAGCAGGCGCTGGACCGGGCCGGACTGGAGGGCTCCAGCGAGGACAAGGGCCACGAGGCCGTGACCGCCGCGGTCGCCACCGCGGCCACGCTGCGCACGGTCAGCGAACCCTGGCGCTGA
- a CDS encoding bifunctional 3,4-dihydroxy-2-butanone-4-phosphate synthase/GTP cyclohydrolase II produces MTALPTTWYDTDNVEDFALDPVEQAIRDIAAGRPVVVVDDEDRENEGDLVIAAEKATPEIVAFMMSECRGLICAPMEGEELDRLRLPQMVEHNTESMRTAFTVSVDATAAHGVSTGISAADRATTLQLLASGEAEPGDFVRPGHVFPLRAKSGGVLVRNGHTEAAVDLARLAGLRPAGAIVEIAGEDGVMMRLPELIPFARKHGLTIISIEDLIAYRRSSEPTVRREAEVNLPTAHGEFTAYGYRSTVDGVEHVALVHGEIGDGEEVLVRVHSECLTGDIFHSLRCDCGPQLRASMERVTAEGRGVIVYLRGHEGRGIGLMSKLRAYELQERGHDTLDANLELGLPADARDYGAGAQILADLGVHSLRLMTNNPDKITALVRHGLKVTEREPMPVKAGEHNLRYLRTKRDRMGHDLPWLDASTASACGNQ; encoded by the coding sequence ATGACCGCCCTGCCCACCACCTGGTACGACACCGACAACGTCGAGGACTTCGCCCTCGACCCCGTCGAGCAGGCCATCCGTGACATCGCCGCCGGCCGGCCCGTCGTGGTCGTCGACGACGAGGACCGCGAGAACGAGGGCGACCTCGTCATCGCTGCGGAGAAGGCCACGCCCGAGATCGTCGCCTTCATGATGAGCGAGTGCCGCGGCCTGATCTGCGCGCCCATGGAGGGCGAGGAGCTCGACCGGCTCCGGCTGCCGCAGATGGTCGAGCACAACACCGAGTCGATGCGTACGGCCTTCACCGTCTCCGTCGACGCGACCGCCGCGCACGGGGTGTCCACCGGCATCTCCGCCGCCGACCGGGCCACCACCCTCCAGCTGCTGGCGAGCGGCGAGGCGGAGCCGGGCGACTTCGTACGGCCGGGCCATGTCTTCCCGCTGCGCGCCAAGTCCGGTGGCGTCCTCGTCCGCAACGGCCACACCGAGGCCGCCGTGGACCTGGCCAGGCTCGCGGGACTGCGTCCGGCCGGCGCGATCGTGGAGATCGCCGGTGAGGACGGCGTGATGATGCGGCTGCCCGAACTGATCCCGTTCGCCCGCAAGCACGGCCTGACGATCATCTCCATCGAGGACCTGATCGCCTACCGCCGCAGCTCCGAGCCCACCGTCCGCCGCGAGGCCGAGGTCAACCTCCCCACCGCACACGGCGAGTTCACCGCCTATGGCTACCGCTCCACCGTGGACGGCGTCGAGCATGTCGCCCTGGTCCACGGCGAGATCGGCGACGGCGAGGAGGTGCTGGTCCGCGTCCACTCCGAATGTCTGACCGGCGACATCTTCCACTCGCTGCGCTGCGACTGCGGCCCTCAGCTGCGGGCCTCCATGGAGCGGGTCACCGCCGAGGGGCGTGGAGTGATCGTCTATCTGCGCGGCCACGAGGGGCGCGGCATCGGCCTGATGTCCAAGTTGCGCGCGTACGAACTCCAGGAGCGCGGCCACGACACCCTGGACGCCAATCTGGAGCTCGGTCTGCCCGCCGACGCCCGGGACTACGGCGCAGGTGCGCAGATCCTCGCCGACCTGGGCGTGCACAGCCTGCGGCTGATGACCAACAACCCCGACAAGATCACCGCACTCGTCCGGCACGGCCTGAAGGTCACCGAGCGGGAGCCCATGCCCGTCAAGGCGGGCGAGCACAATCTCCGGTACCTGCGCACCAAGCGGGACCGGATGGGACACGACCTGCCCTGGCTCGACGCGTCCACCGCGTCCGCCTGCGGCAACCAGTGA
- a CDS encoding nicotinamide mononucleotide transporter family protein, with amino-acid sequence MTWLNSEAFTVFDQHIKWSDMVGNTMGLFALALGWRRSIWTWPTQFLSGVILFVAFAAGHLSGSAGKQVVVMVVALWGWAKWTRGKRQAQDGSLAVRFATWRERGFLLGGAALGTLAVGALFTAFPTLSWDPWPDAYVFVGTVVAMYAQARGMVEFWFAWLLVDVVGVPLAFTNGYAFSGLVYVIYGALVLWGAHDWYQRSRTSAKPALEGAML; translated from the coding sequence GTGACCTGGCTCAACTCCGAGGCCTTCACGGTCTTCGACCAGCACATCAAGTGGTCCGACATGGTCGGCAACACGATGGGGCTGTTCGCCCTCGCCCTCGGCTGGCGGCGCTCCATATGGACCTGGCCCACCCAGTTCCTGTCGGGCGTGATTCTCTTCGTGGCCTTCGCGGCGGGCCATCTGTCGGGCAGTGCCGGCAAGCAGGTCGTGGTCATGGTCGTGGCCCTGTGGGGCTGGGCGAAGTGGACGCGCGGCAAGCGGCAGGCCCAGGACGGCTCCCTCGCCGTCCGGTTCGCCACCTGGCGTGAACGCGGCTTTCTGCTGGGCGGTGCCGCGCTCGGCACCCTGGCGGTCGGCGCACTGTTCACCGCCTTCCCGACCCTGTCGTGGGATCCGTGGCCGGACGCGTACGTGTTCGTCGGCACGGTCGTCGCCATGTACGCCCAGGCCCGGGGCATGGTCGAGTTCTGGTTCGCCTGGCTCCTGGTCGACGTGGTGGGCGTGCCCCTCGCCTTCACCAACGGCTACGCCTTCTCCGGCCTCGTCTATGTCATCTACGGCGCGCTCGTCCTGTGGGGCGCTCACGACTGGTACCAGCGCTCTCGTACCAGCGCGAAGCCCGCTCTGGAAGGAGCCATGCTGTGA
- a CDS encoding riboflavin synthase, with protein sequence MFTGIVEELGEVTAVEQLADASRFRLRGPVVTEGAKHGDSIAVNGVCLTVVDTEDGQFTADVMAETLKRSSLGALTVGSRVNLERPMAVGGRLGGHIVQGHVDGTGTILARTPSENWEIVKISLPAELTRYVVEKGSITVDGVSLTVVDAGREHFTVSLIPTTLALTTLGIKQPGDPVNLEVDVIAKYVERLLGVTGEESAK encoded by the coding sequence GTGTTCACCGGAATCGTCGAAGAACTGGGCGAGGTCACCGCCGTCGAGCAGCTCGCGGACGCGTCCCGCTTCCGTTTGCGCGGACCCGTCGTCACCGAAGGCGCGAAGCACGGCGATTCGATCGCTGTCAACGGCGTCTGCCTGACGGTGGTCGACACCGAGGACGGCCAGTTCACCGCCGATGTGATGGCCGAGACACTGAAGCGTTCCAGCCTCGGTGCGCTCACCGTCGGCTCGCGGGTCAACCTGGAGCGCCCGATGGCCGTCGGCGGCCGCCTGGGCGGGCACATCGTGCAGGGCCATGTGGACGGCACCGGCACGATCCTGGCGCGCACGCCCTCCGAGAACTGGGAGATCGTCAAGATCTCGCTCCCGGCCGAACTCACCCGTTACGTCGTCGAGAAGGGGTCCATTACTGTCGACGGTGTCTCTCTCACGGTCGTCGACGCGGGACGGGAGCACTTCACCGTCAGCCTCATCCCCACCACCCTCGCGCTGACCACGCTCGGCATCAAGCAGCCCGGCGACCCCGTCAACCTCGAGGTCGACGTCATCGCCAAGTACGTCGAGCGGCTGCTCGGCGTCACGGGTGAGGAGTCCGCGAAGTGA
- the ribD gene encoding bifunctional diaminohydroxyphosphoribosylaminopyrimidine deaminase/5-amino-6-(5-phosphoribosylamino)uracil reductase RibD — MATAADAYAMRRAIELAARGLGSTSPNPVVGCVILDASGERVGEGYHQRAGGPHAEVHALRRAGVPACGGTAFVTLEPCNHTGRTGPCSQALIDAGIARVVYAVSDPNLQATGGAEALRAAGVQVEHGLLAEEAEAVNAAWLTSVRLGRPYVVWKYAATLDGRIAAADGSSRWITSAESRADVHRLRAEADAVVVGSGTARADDPHLAVRGIAGAAQPLRVVVDTNGTAVKPGARVLDDAAPTLVAVAEDVECDLPAEVVRLPRTAKGIDIPALLAVLHERNVRSVLLEGGPTLAAAFVAAGAVDKVVGYLAPAFLGGGPSALADAGITSITEALRLDITEAVRIGPDLRITAHPIPASVDTGGALSGPWRGSGDRPPGKHSPAVSTEAPKEH; from the coding sequence GTGGCCACCGCAGCCGACGCATACGCCATGCGCCGAGCGATTGAGCTCGCCGCGCGCGGACTCGGCTCCACCAGCCCCAATCCGGTCGTCGGGTGCGTGATCCTCGACGCCTCCGGTGAGCGCGTGGGGGAGGGGTACCACCAGCGCGCCGGCGGCCCGCATGCCGAGGTCCACGCTCTGCGTCGGGCGGGCGTGCCGGCCTGCGGCGGCACCGCATTCGTCACTCTGGAGCCCTGCAACCACACCGGCCGCACCGGCCCCTGCTCGCAGGCGTTGATCGACGCCGGGATCGCCCGCGTCGTGTATGCCGTCTCCGATCCGAACCTTCAGGCCACGGGCGGTGCGGAGGCTCTGCGCGCGGCGGGGGTCCAGGTGGAGCACGGCCTCCTCGCCGAGGAGGCCGAAGCGGTCAACGCCGCCTGGCTGACCTCCGTACGCCTCGGCCGTCCGTATGTCGTGTGGAAGTACGCCGCCACGCTGGACGGCCGGATCGCCGCGGCTGACGGCTCCAGCCGCTGGATCACCTCGGCCGAGTCACGCGCCGACGTCCACCGGCTGCGCGCCGAGGCCGACGCGGTCGTGGTCGGCTCCGGTACGGCCCGTGCGGACGACCCGCATCTCGCCGTGCGTGGCATCGCGGGTGCCGCACAGCCGCTGCGGGTCGTCGTCGACACCAACGGCACCGCCGTGAAGCCCGGTGCCCGGGTGCTGGACGACGCGGCGCCGACCCTCGTCGCCGTCGCGGAGGATGTGGAGTGCGACCTGCCGGCCGAGGTCGTACGCCTGCCGCGTACGGCGAAGGGCATCGACATTCCCGCGCTGCTGGCTGTCCTGCACGAGCGGAACGTCCGTTCCGTACTCCTTGAGGGCGGCCCGACCCTAGCCGCCGCCTTCGTCGCCGCGGGCGCCGTCGACAAGGTCGTCGGCTACCTCGCTCCGGCCTTCCTCGGCGGGGGCCCCTCGGCCCTCGCCGACGCCGGAATCACCAGCATCACCGAAGCGTTGCGGCTCGACATCACCGAGGCCGTACGCATCGGACCCGATCTGCGTATCACCGCCCACCCGATTCCGGCTTCCGTCGACACAGGCGGCGCCTTGTCGGGCCCCTGGCGGGGGTCCGGGGATCGTCCCCCGGGCAAGCACAGCCCTGCCGTCTCCACCGAAGCCCCCAAGGAGCACTGA
- a CDS encoding helix-turn-helix transcriptional regulator, with translation MAIEDNPGSRTGYGEELRRRREGAKLTQEELSQRAIMSRTHIAHIEAGRRRPALDDARRLDQVLQTGGVFERFPPTPDGRKVAEHFEAAAELEGQATVIHEYACTLVPGFLQTEAYAREVLSSGFPARNDKERDRLLATRLERARILDDFDSPVVWVLLDEAALRRPIGSPGVMAEQLAHIAELGSRRRMRVHVLPYVSGYHALLEGPVKLMWFEDLPPVAYMEGLKTGKVWEIPAVVRQCQSAYDQALGDALSHRKSLNLIRSVAEEYEHARH, from the coding sequence ATGGCAATCGAGGACAACCCTGGATCCCGTACCGGTTACGGCGAGGAGCTGCGACGACGGCGCGAGGGTGCCAAGCTCACCCAGGAGGAACTGAGCCAACGCGCGATCATGTCGCGCACGCACATCGCCCACATAGAGGCGGGCCGGCGCAGACCGGCACTGGACGACGCACGCCGGCTCGACCAGGTGCTGCAGACGGGCGGCGTCTTCGAGCGCTTCCCGCCGACGCCGGACGGCCGCAAGGTCGCCGAACACTTCGAGGCGGCGGCGGAGTTGGAAGGCCAGGCAACCGTGATCCATGAATACGCCTGCACACTGGTGCCCGGATTCCTTCAGACGGAGGCGTACGCGCGTGAAGTGCTCAGCTCAGGCTTCCCGGCCAGGAACGACAAGGAACGTGACCGGTTGCTCGCCACACGTCTCGAACGTGCCCGTATCCTCGACGACTTCGACTCGCCCGTGGTGTGGGTCCTCCTCGACGAGGCGGCGTTGCGGCGCCCGATCGGGAGTCCAGGAGTGATGGCGGAACAACTCGCCCATATCGCCGAGTTGGGGTCGCGTCGCCGTATGCGTGTGCACGTACTCCCCTATGTGTCGGGATATCACGCGCTACTGGAGGGCCCGGTCAAGCTCATGTGGTTCGAGGACCTGCCACCCGTGGCCTACATGGAAGGCCTGAAAACCGGCAAGGTTTGGGAAATTCCTGCCGTAGTGCGACAGTGCCAGTCAGCCTACGATCAGGCCCTGGGCGACGCACTGTCGCACCGCAAGTCCCTGAATCTGATCAGGTCTGTCGCAGAGGAATACGAGCATGCACGGCACTGA